Genomic DNA from Jejubacter calystegiae:
TCAAAAACCGCAACGTCGCGGAAACACTGCACGATCCGAAGAAGATGGCCATTGCTGGCGGCATCATCGGCATGGTGGTTGTGACCTTCCTGAACCTGACGGCATCGTCGGTACCGGAAGCGCTTCAGGTCACGGCTGTGAAGGTGTTGGTACCGGCGGCTAACCTGCTGGTTAACATCGTGATGCCGGTGATCTTCTGGCTGGCGGCCATCGATGCCGGTAAGCGCTCGGGGTTCTGGGCCACCATTTTTGGCGGTCTGGCGCAGTTGATTATGGGTAACGCCGTACCGGGTCTGGTGCTGGGTATTCTGATCGGTAAAGGCGTGGAAGAGAGCGGCTGGAACCGCGTTACCAAAGTGATGATGAGCGCCATTATCGTGCTGTTCGTGATGAGTGCCTTCTTCCGCGGCTTCGATATGAAACTGCTGGAATCCTTCCACCTGGGCGTGCCGAACTGGCTCGAACTGATCCATAACTCGATGAGCGGCAAATAAGGAGCGCGCAAATGGAACAGAATAAAGGTTTCTGGTATGCCGACTGGTCGTTCCCGATCTTCGTTGGCCTGCTGTCCTCCGGCGTCTTCGCCGGGACCCATATGTACTACCTGCACGGCATTGGCGCCTTTAACGAAGTGGCCTTCGTGGCCATGCTGAAGGCAGGTATGGATACCGGCGTCTACGGCGCGGTAGCGGCCTTTGGCGCCAGCTTCCTGTTCGCCCGTATTATCGAAGGCTCTCTGGTTGGGATTCTGGATATCGGCGGAGCGATTCAGACCGGCATTGGGCTGGGCGTTCCGGCACTGCTGCTGGGTTCAGGTTTCATCTTTCCGGTAGCGAACTTCGCCGCCTCGCTGGCGACTGGCCTGGTGCTTGGTCTGGCGGTGGGTTATGTGATTATCCTGGCGCGTAAGTTTACCGTGAATCAGGGCAACACCACCTACGGTGCCGACGTTATGATGGGCGCGGGTAACGCCTCCGGCCGCTTCCTGGGACCCCTGATTATCCTGAGCGCAATGGGCGCTTCCATTCCGATTGGCGTGGGTTCGCTGCTCGGCGCGCTGGGATTCTATATCTGGCAGAAGCCGATCACCGGCGGTGCCATCCTGGGCGCCATGCTGTTCGGCTACTTCTTCCCGGTCGCCATCTAACGTTTTACGGGCGCTTAAGCGCCCGGTTTTATTGAGGAGAGACCCATGTTTGATTTGATCCTGCGTCAGGCTCGTCTGGCGGATGAGCGTATCGTCGATATCGCCATCCAGGACGGGAAGATCGCCGCTCTGGGGGACGTATCCGGCCCGGCGCGTGAAGAGTTCAACCTGGACGGCAAGGGCTACGTCAGCGCGGGCTGGATTGACTCCCACGTTCACTGCTACCCCAAATCCCCGATTTATCACGACGAGCCGGACAGCGTCGGGATCGCCACCGGTGTCACCACGGTGGTGGATGCCGGTAGCACCGGGGCCGACGACGTGGATGATTTCTACCAACTCACCCGGGCGGCTACCACGGAAGTGTATGCGCTGCTGAATATCTCCCGGGTTGGGCTTATCGCTCAGAACGAACTGGCGCGCATGGAGAACATCGACGCCGATGTGGCAGGTGCAGCGATTCGCCGCCACCCCGACTTTATTGTCGGCATTAAAGCGCGCATGAGCAGCAGCGTCGTGGGCGAAAACGGCATTAAGCCGCTGGTGCGCGCTAAAGAGATTCAGAAGGCCAACGGCGGTCTGCCGCTGATGGTCCACGTCGGCAACAATCCGCCGGACCTGGATGAAATTGCCGAACTGCTGGGCAGCGGCGATATCATCACCCACTGCTATAACGGCAAACCGAACCGCATCCTGACGCCGGAAGGCGAGTTACGCGCCGCCGTGAGCCGCGCCATTGATCGCGGCGTGCGGATGGATGTGGGCCACGGTACCGCAAGCTTCAGCTTCGCGGTGGCCCAGCAGGCGATCTCGCTGGGGATCCTGCCGCACACTATCAGTTCCGATATCTACTGTAAAAACCGCATCAGCGGCCCGGTACACAGCCTGGCGTCGGTGATGTCGAAATTCCTCGCCATTGGCATGACGCTTCCCGAAGTGATCGACTGCGTCACCGTGAAGGCCGCCGAAGGGCTGCGCCTGAGCCGGAAAGGGCGACTGACGCCGGGTGCCGACGCTGACCTGACCCTCTTCGCGCTGCGCCGTCAGTCGACGCTGTTTGTCGATGCCGAAAACGACAGCCTGCAGGCGGAACAGCAGATTGTCCCGCTGGCCGCCCTGCGCGCCGGTCAGTGGTTCACCACCGAACAAGGAAAAGCAGAACATGTCTTCGATTTATGAGAAGTACCACCTGAAGCAGGTGATTAACGCCTCCGGGCGGATGACCATCCTTGGCGTTTCCACGCCGCGTCCGGAAGTGGTCGAGGCGGTGAATACCGGCATGAACCACTACTTCGAAATGAAGGATCTGGTGAATAAAACCGGCGAGTACATCGCCCGGCTGCTGGATGTGGAAGCGGCGACCGTGGTCTCCTGCGCTTCGGCGGGGATCGCCCAGTCGGTGGCGGCGGTGCTGGTGAAAGACAGCGACTGGCTGCTGGAAAATCTGCACGTCACGCCGGTGGAAAATAACGAAATCGTTCTACCGAAAGGCCACAACGTAAACTTCGGCGCGCCGGTAGGCACCATGGTGGCGCTGGGCGGCGGCAGGATGGTGGAAGCAGGCTACGCCAACGAATGCTCCGCGGCGCAACTGGCGGCGGCGATCACGCCGCGTACCGCCGCGATCCTCTACATTAAGTCTCACCACTGCGTACAGAAGAGTATGCTGAACGTGGCTCAGGCCGCGGAAGTCGCGCGCGCGCATAACCTGCCGCTGATTGTCGATGCCGCAGCGGAAGAGGATCTGCAGCGTTACTATCAGGCTGGGGCCGATCTGGTGATCTACAGCGGCGCCAAAGCTATCGAAGGGCCGACCAGCGGGCTGGTTATTGGTCGTCACAAGTACGTGGAGTGGGTGAAGCGCCAGGCGGGCGGTATTGGTCGCGCCATGAAGGTAGGCAAAGAGGGGATCCTCGGCCTGACCTGCGCCATTGAACACTACCTGACAGCCGCCAAAGAGAGCGGGGCCGAAATGGTCGCGAAGATGACTCCCTTTATCGATGCCCTGAACACCCTGAATGGCGTGAGCGCAAGGGTGGTCTGGGATGCTGCGGGGCGCGATATCGCCCGTGCCGAAATTAAGTTTGATGAAGCGACCACCGGTATCGCCACCGGCGACCTGGTGCAGGCGCTGAAGCAGGGCGAATACGCCATTTATTTCCGCGGCTACAAGGCCAATGAAGGCATTATCGAAGCCGACGTGCGCAGCGTGACCGCACAGCAACTGGATATTATTTATCGCCGCATCAGCGAGCTACTGAAGGAGAAACAGGCATGAAACTGACCCCCAACTTTTACCGCGACCGCGTCTGTCTGAACGTTCTGGCGGGATCCAAAGCCAATGCTCAGGCGATCTACGAAGCGGCGGAAGGCCATGTGCTGGTGGGCGTGCTGTCCAAAAACTATCCGGACGTGGCGAGCGCGGTGGCGGATATGCGTGAGTATGCGAAACTGATTGATAATGCGCTGTCCGTCGGTCTGGGTGCGGGCGATCCGAATCAGTCGGCGATGGTGAGCGCTATCTCGCGTGAAGTGCAGCCGCAGCACGTGAACCAGGTCTTTACCGGCGTGGGTCCGAGTCGGGCGCTGCTGGGGCAGAACGACACTGTGGTCAACGGCCTGGTGTCGCCCACCGGAACTGTGGGCATGGTGAAGATCTCCACCGGGCCGCTGAGCGCCGGGGCGCCGGACGGCATTGTGCCGGTCGAAACGGCGATTGCGCTGCTTAAGGATATGGGCGGCAGCTCCATTAAGTACTTCCCGATGGGCGGGCTGAAGTGCCGCGATGAGTTCACGGCGGTGGCCAAAGCCTGCGCGCAGCACGACTTCTGGCTGGAGCCGACCGGCGGTATCGATCTGGAAAACTTTGAAGAGATCCTGCAGATCGCGCTGGATGCCGGGGTGAGTAAGATTATCCCCCACGTTTACAGCTCGATTATCGATAAGGCGAGCGGCGACACCCGTCCGGAAGACGTGCGTCAACTGCTGGCGATGACGAAAAAACTGGTTGGTTAAGTTGTCCCTGCCCTCTTCGCAAGGAGAGGGCAATTAGATATCGCTTAATTTAAGGAGAAACCAGGGCCTTCCGGTACCCAATAAGGTGGTAAACCGGTAACCTTCCCGGCCATAGAGAGCGCGTTATACCCCGGCAACTGGCCGGTAAGCAGTAACCCGGGCCAGGGCGCCTGGACAACGAGTGAGGAAACTGAAGTGCGATTCCCGAATCCCCGTCTGGCTCAACTTTTTGAAATGTTGCAAAACGAAACCCTGCCACAGGATGAGCTGGCGCGGCGCCTTTCGGTTTCCACCCGTACCGTTCGCGCCGATATCACGGCGCTGAATGCGCTGTTGCAGAGTCACGGCGCGCAATTTGTTCTGAACCGCGGCGCCGGTTATCAACTGAAAGTGGACGATCCCCAGCGCTATGCCCGGCTGTGCGAGGCCCCCGCGCGCCAGTTACGCATTCCCCGTAGCGGTCAGGAGCGGGTTCACTATCTGCTGGTTCGCTTTCTGAATTCGGCCTTCTCGCTAAAGCTTGAAGATCTGGCGGAAGAGTGGTTCGTTAGTCGCGCCACCCTGCAAAGCGACATGGCTGAAGTGCGGGAGTGGTTTAGCCGCTACAACCTGACGATAGAGACCCG
This window encodes:
- a CDS encoding DUF4311 domain-containing protein, with translation MFLIILIKSLIIGALVGVGVGAGAARMFHAPTTQGMGAFRTLGELNSCEGDPASHFSFGLGFFFNAWASSVAAGAFTQDVDHRIIPNWAAAVLMIKNRNVAETLHDPKKMAIAGGIIGMVVVTFLNLTASSVPEALQVTAVKVLVPAANLLVNIVMPVIFWLAAIDAGKRSGFWATIFGGLAQLIMGNAVPGLVLGILIGKGVEESGWNRVTKVMMSAIIVLFVMSAFFRGFDMKLLESFHLGVPNWLELIHNSMSGK
- a CDS encoding DUF4310 family protein, encoding MEQNKGFWYADWSFPIFVGLLSSGVFAGTHMYYLHGIGAFNEVAFVAMLKAGMDTGVYGAVAAFGASFLFARIIEGSLVGILDIGGAIQTGIGLGVPALLLGSGFIFPVANFAASLATGLVLGLAVGYVIILARKFTVNQGNTTYGADVMMGAGNASGRFLGPLIILSAMGASIPIGVGSLLGALGFYIWQKPITGGAILGAMLFGYFFPVAI
- a CDS encoding amidohydrolase/deacetylase family metallohydrolase, which produces MFDLILRQARLADERIVDIAIQDGKIAALGDVSGPAREEFNLDGKGYVSAGWIDSHVHCYPKSPIYHDEPDSVGIATGVTTVVDAGSTGADDVDDFYQLTRAATTEVYALLNISRVGLIAQNELARMENIDADVAGAAIRRHPDFIVGIKARMSSSVVGENGIKPLVRAKEIQKANGGLPLMVHVGNNPPDLDEIAELLGSGDIITHCYNGKPNRILTPEGELRAAVSRAIDRGVRMDVGHGTASFSFAVAQQAISLGILPHTISSDIYCKNRISGPVHSLASVMSKFLAIGMTLPEVIDCVTVKAAEGLRLSRKGRLTPGADADLTLFALRRQSTLFVDAENDSLQAEQQIVPLAALRAGQWFTTEQGKAEHVFDL
- a CDS encoding DgaE family pyridoxal phosphate-dependent ammonia lyase; this translates as MSSIYEKYHLKQVINASGRMTILGVSTPRPEVVEAVNTGMNHYFEMKDLVNKTGEYIARLLDVEAATVVSCASAGIAQSVAAVLVKDSDWLLENLHVTPVENNEIVLPKGHNVNFGAPVGTMVALGGGRMVEAGYANECSAAQLAAAITPRTAAILYIKSHHCVQKSMLNVAQAAEVARAHNLPLIVDAAAEEDLQRYYQAGADLVIYSGAKAIEGPTSGLVIGRHKYVEWVKRQAGGIGRAMKVGKEGILGLTCAIEHYLTAAKESGAEMVAKMTPFIDALNTLNGVSARVVWDAAGRDIARAEIKFDEATTGIATGDLVQALKQGEYAIYFRGYKANEGIIEADVRSVTAQQLDIIYRRISELLKEKQA
- the dagF gene encoding 2-dehydro-3-deoxy-phosphogluconate aldolase, which gives rise to MKLTPNFYRDRVCLNVLAGSKANAQAIYEAAEGHVLVGVLSKNYPDVASAVADMREYAKLIDNALSVGLGAGDPNQSAMVSAISREVQPQHVNQVFTGVGPSRALLGQNDTVVNGLVSPTGTVGMVKISTGPLSAGAPDGIVPVETAIALLKDMGGSSIKYFPMGGLKCRDEFTAVAKACAQHDFWLEPTGGIDLENFEEILQIALDAGVSKIIPHVYSSIIDKASGDTRPEDVRQLLAMTKKLVG